The following coding sequences lie in one Enterococcus sp. 9E7_DIV0242 genomic window:
- the rny gene encoding ribonuclease Y — MGLLIPLAIVALIVGLGGGFFIAKSRHEKAVDGAKNSAVGIIEDARKEAETLKKEFLLEAKEENQKYRSEVESELKESKLELKSQENRLLQREQTLDRKDDVLEKRESSLESKEEKLVAKRQLIDEREKEVEQLVEKQQQEIERVASLSKDQAKEIIMKTTEQELNHELAVLVKESEERAKEEADRKAKNLLSLAIQRCAADSISETTVSVVSLPNDEMKGRIIGREGRNIRTLETLTGIDLIIDDTPEAVVLSGFDPIRREIARMTLERLIQDGRIHPARIEETVEKSRKEMDERIREYGEQAAFEVGAHTLHPDLIKILGRLRFRTSYGQNVLNHSIEVAKLTGVLAAELGEDVQLAKRAGLLHDIGKALDHEIEGSHVEIGAELAAKYKENATVINAIASHHGDIEATSVISVLVAAADALSAARPGARSESLENYIRRLENLENISNGFAGVESSFAVQAGREIRVMVKPEEVSDLEAVRLVRDIRKKIEDDLDYPGHIKVTVVRETRAVDYAK, encoded by the coding sequence ATGGGTTTATTAATTCCCCTTGCTATCGTCGCATTAATTGTCGGTCTTGGAGGAGGGTTTTTCATTGCAAAATCCCGTCATGAAAAGGCAGTGGATGGAGCGAAAAACTCCGCTGTCGGTATTATTGAAGATGCCCGCAAAGAAGCAGAGACTCTGAAAAAAGAATTTTTGCTGGAAGCCAAGGAAGAAAACCAGAAGTATCGATCAGAGGTTGAAAGTGAGTTAAAAGAGAGTAAGTTAGAGTTAAAATCACAGGAGAATCGTCTTTTACAAAGAGAACAAACGTTGGATCGTAAAGATGACGTTCTTGAAAAACGTGAGAGCTCACTGGAAAGCAAAGAAGAAAAGCTGGTCGCAAAGCGGCAATTAATTGATGAGCGGGAAAAAGAAGTAGAACAGCTGGTAGAGAAGCAGCAGCAAGAAATAGAACGTGTTGCATCCCTATCTAAAGATCAAGCGAAAGAAATCATCATGAAAACAACGGAACAAGAATTGAACCATGAACTTGCTGTATTAGTTAAAGAATCAGAAGAACGTGCGAAGGAAGAAGCAGACCGTAAAGCGAAAAATCTGCTTTCTCTGGCAATTCAACGTTGTGCAGCAGATTCGATTTCTGAAACAACTGTTTCTGTTGTTAGCTTGCCGAATGATGAGATGAAAGGTCGAATCATCGGACGTGAAGGCCGAAATATTCGTACATTGGAAACATTAACTGGGATCGATTTGATTATTGATGATACACCGGAAGCAGTAGTACTTTCCGGATTTGATCCAATTCGAAGAGAGATCGCGCGCATGACTCTGGAACGTTTGATTCAAGATGGACGTATCCATCCGGCTCGAATTGAAGAGACTGTCGAAAAATCTCGGAAGGAAATGGATGAACGTATTCGTGAATATGGAGAGCAGGCCGCTTTTGAAGTAGGCGCTCATACCTTACATCCAGACTTAATCAAGATTTTGGGACGTTTACGTTTCCGTACAAGTTATGGTCAAAATGTTTTAAATCACTCGATTGAAGTAGCTAAACTGACAGGTGTGCTTGCAGCTGAGCTGGGAGAAGATGTTCAGTTGGCTAAACGAGCAGGATTGCTTCATGATATTGGGAAGGCCTTGGATCATGAGATTGAAGGGTCCCATGTGGAGATCGGTGCAGAATTAGCTGCGAAGTATAAGGAAAATGCTACGGTAATCAATGCAATTGCTTCTCACCATGGTGATATTGAAGCAACATCCGTTATTTCCGTACTGGTTGCAGCAGCAGATGCGTTATCAGCTGCAAGACCGGGAGCTCGTAGTGAATCTCTGGAAAACTATATCCGTCGTTTAGAAAATCTAGAGAACATTTCTAATGGGTTTGCCGGAGTAGAATCAAGCTTTGCTGTACAAGCAGGACGTGAGATTCGTGTAATGGTAAAACCGGAAGAAGTTTCAGATTTAGAAGCGGTTCGCTTAGTGCGTGATATTCGTAAGAAAATTGAAGACGATCTGGATTATCCGGGACACATCAAAGTTACAGTTGTCCGTGAAACCAGAGCCGTTGATTATGCTAAATAA
- a CDS encoding peptide ABC transporter substrate-binding protein, translating to MGIKKKTALGLITTVCTLTLVACGTTTGGDTSDSAGGSGGSASGEQVLRYIERQEMPSADPSLATDEVSFIALNNVYEGIYRMDKDNHPQPAGAAEMAEVSDDSLTYKIKLREDAVWSDGEPVTADDYVYAWQRTVDPDTASEYSYMFAPVKNAEKITAGEMDKEELGIKAVSDYELEITLEKVTPYFDYLLAFPSFLPQRQDIVEKYGKDYTTTSDNAVYNGPFTLTDFDGPGTDTAWSYTKNDTYWDKDTVKLDKVVVDVVKEAPTSLNLYQDGQTDDTPLTGELALQMKDDPDYLVLEDASTFYLEMNQRDADSPYHNINLRKALAYAVDRESLVTQILANGSTVAEGLVPKGLSNNPDSNEDFAEEAGNPISFDEDKAKEYWEKAKKELKIDSLTMDLLVDDTDGSKKMAEFLQGSLGDTLDGLKVTVSPVPFSVRLDRTSKGDFEVAVGGWGADYADPSSFLDLFVTGNSYNRGRYSNKEYDKLIESASSTNANDPEARWQDLLDAEKIIMDDMGIVPIYQKAEAHLRSPKIKDMFYHSTGAKYDFKWAYMAE from the coding sequence ATGGGGATCAAGAAAAAAACAGCTTTAGGGCTTATTACAACCGTTTGTACGTTAACTTTGGTTGCATGTGGAACAACTACTGGAGGAGATACTTCTGACAGTGCTGGCGGATCAGGTGGATCAGCGAGTGGAGAGCAAGTATTAAGATACATCGAAAGACAGGAAATGCCAAGTGCAGATCCATCTTTAGCAACAGACGAAGTAAGTTTTATTGCGTTAAACAATGTATACGAAGGTATCTATCGCATGGATAAAGACAATCACCCACAACCGGCAGGTGCTGCTGAGATGGCTGAAGTCAGCGACGATAGCTTGACTTACAAAATCAAATTAAGAGAAGATGCAGTGTGGTCAGACGGCGAACCTGTAACAGCAGATGACTATGTCTACGCTTGGCAGAGAACTGTAGATCCTGATACAGCATCAGAATATTCATATATGTTTGCTCCTGTGAAGAATGCTGAGAAAATTACAGCAGGTGAAATGGACAAAGAAGAATTAGGAATCAAGGCAGTTAGTGATTATGAATTGGAAATTACTTTGGAAAAGGTAACACCATATTTTGATTACTTATTGGCATTCCCATCATTCTTACCACAACGCCAAGATATCGTTGAAAAATATGGCAAAGATTACACAACTACAAGCGATAATGCAGTATACAATGGTCCATTTACATTAACAGATTTCGATGGTCCGGGTACTGATACAGCTTGGTCTTACACTAAGAATGATACTTACTGGGATAAAGATACAGTAAAATTAGATAAAGTTGTTGTAGACGTAGTAAAAGAAGCACCGACTTCTCTAAACTTGTATCAAGATGGTCAGACAGATGATACACCATTGACTGGTGAATTGGCTCTTCAAATGAAGGACGATCCCGATTATCTAGTTCTTGAAGATGCATCTACTTTCTATTTGGAAATGAACCAAAGAGATGCAGATTCCCCTTACCATAATATCAATTTGCGTAAAGCATTGGCATATGCTGTTGATCGTGAATCATTAGTGACTCAAATTCTGGCAAACGGTTCGACAGTTGCTGAAGGTCTAGTACCAAAAGGATTGTCAAACAACCCTGATTCAAACGAAGACTTTGCAGAAGAAGCGGGTAATCCGATTTCCTTCGATGAAGACAAAGCAAAAGAATATTGGGAAAAAGCGAAAAAAGAACTGAAAATCGACTCTTTGACTATGGATCTTTTAGTTGACGATACAGATGGTTCTAAGAAAATGGCTGAATTCTTGCAAGGTTCACTTGGAGACACATTGGACGGCTTGAAAGTAACAGTTAGTCCGGTACCATTCTCTGTACGTTTGGATCGCACAAGTAAAGGCGATTTTGAAGTAGCAGTCGGTGGTTGGGGTGCAGATTACGCGGACCCAAGTAGCTTCCTTGATTTATTCGTAACTGGGAACTCTTATAACCGTGGACGTTACTCAAATAAAGAATACGACAAGCTGATCGAAAGTGCATCTTCAACAAATGCAAACGATCCAGAAGCACGTTGGCAAGATCTGTTGGATGCTGAAAAAATCATCATGGATGATATGGGTATCGTTCCAATCTACCAAAAAGCAGAAGCTCATTTACGTTCGCCAAAAATCAAAGACATGTTCTATCACTCTACTGGAGCGAAATATGACTTCAAATGGGCGTACATGGCAGAATAG
- a CDS encoding LssY C-terminal domain-containing protein, whose product MKKQKIGNRIFRTIRFALILLIGYLVYKALLADILTEKIHIFAYIVLWLFSSYLALPVINKTMTHRYVPDYFIGRSRTTDGLLGDPINLAFIGTKEEIIHLFSTSGWTLAEPLTLTTGIHMTIASILGRSYPSAPVSTLLLFNQKQTMAFEKEMDHNPRRRHHVRVWKTPENWYLPGGKTADWLAAATYDRKVGFSLFTGQVTHKISSDVDEERDFVLDTFQETDLPLEIHTIEHFTTSYHGLNGGGDAIYTDGALPFVKIKPK is encoded by the coding sequence ATGAAAAAACAAAAGATAGGGAACCGTATCTTTAGAACCATCCGTTTTGCACTCATTCTCTTAATTGGTTACCTAGTCTACAAAGCACTGCTCGCAGATATCTTGACAGAAAAAATTCATATTTTCGCCTATATAGTTTTGTGGCTTTTTAGCTCCTATCTGGCTCTTCCTGTAATCAATAAAACCATGACACATCGATACGTACCGGATTATTTCATCGGACGATCGCGAACAACAGATGGCCTTTTGGGCGATCCCATCAATTTAGCCTTTATTGGTACAAAAGAAGAAATCATTCATCTGTTTTCTACCAGCGGCTGGACACTTGCTGAGCCATTAACTCTCACTACTGGTATTCATATGACGATTGCCAGTATCTTAGGCCGCTCCTATCCCAGTGCTCCTGTCAGCACGTTACTCCTATTCAATCAAAAGCAAACCATGGCCTTTGAAAAAGAAATGGATCATAACCCTCGAAGACGTCATCATGTACGAGTTTGGAAGACACCGGAAAACTGGTATCTTCCTGGTGGGAAAACTGCGGATTGGCTAGCCGCAGCCACCTATGATCGCAAGGTAGGGTTCTCTCTATTCACAGGACAAGTCACACATAAAATCAGCTCTGATGTCGATGAAGAACGAGATTTTGTTTTGGACACCTTCCAAGAAACCGATTTACCTTTAGAAATCCATACGATTGAACATTTCACCACTAGCTATCACGGATTGAATGGGGGTGGAGATGCTATCTATACAGATGGCGCCTTACCTTTTGTAAAAATCAAACCAAAATAA
- the mutL gene encoding DNA mismatch repair endonuclease MutL: protein MGKIKELSEQLANQIAAGEVVERPASVVKELVENAIDAGSTQIDIFIEEAGLKTIQVIDNGDGIAKDDVLNAFKRHATSKIHTRDDLFRIRSLGFRGEALPSITSVSEVTLETAVADETEGSYAKLTGGKVDEHRPGALRKGTKITVENLFFNTPARLKYVKTIQTELATVGDIVNRLALSHPTIAFRLVHDGNKMMSTTGSGDLKQTIAGIYGISTAKKMLEIKAKDLDFEINGYVSLPEVTRASRNYLSTIVNGRYIKNFMLNKAIISGYGSKLMVGRFPIAVLEVKMDPLLVDVNVHPTKQEVRLSKEKELMALITKAIEEALSQEQLIPNAAANLQFKKKVEKQVSVEQMEIPLAEERPEKREAADEGIRKPGSLSYDSESGRFFVEGQTQKVEPESATTSLAASEPPVAERIEEEPAADYATKSPVAYASIEVPDPIQKTDIEYSDRSEGNHLPQEEIEQDIAKARVEQSQETESTETELPFPSAEEEARNHPVFDMTSKETVRELNRTVDRLEHEKRPERFPVLEYFGQMHGTYLFAQSKEGLYIIDQHAAQERIKYEYFREKIGEVSNDLQELLVPIVLDYPNSDVIKINEQKEKLESVGIYLEGFGQNSFIVRAHPTWYPGGEEEEIIRGMIDMLLVTGQVSVKKFREATAIMMSCKRSIKANHYLNEQQARILLNDLAECANPFNCPHGRPVLIHFTNSDMEKMFKRIQDPH, encoded by the coding sequence ATGGGAAAAATCAAAGAATTATCGGAGCAGTTAGCGAACCAGATTGCGGCTGGTGAGGTTGTCGAACGACCGGCATCAGTTGTTAAAGAGCTGGTAGAGAATGCTATTGATGCTGGCAGTACACAAATCGATATTTTTATAGAGGAAGCTGGGCTGAAAACGATTCAAGTCATCGATAATGGCGATGGAATTGCTAAAGATGATGTATTGAATGCGTTCAAGCGGCATGCGACCAGTAAGATCCATACAAGAGATGACTTGTTTCGAATTCGTAGCCTGGGGTTTCGTGGCGAGGCTTTGCCCAGTATTACATCCGTTTCAGAGGTAACCTTGGAAACAGCCGTGGCAGATGAAACAGAAGGCAGTTATGCGAAGCTGACTGGTGGTAAGGTGGATGAGCATCGACCAGGTGCCTTACGTAAAGGAACGAAGATCACTGTTGAAAATTTATTTTTCAATACACCTGCTCGGTTGAAATATGTAAAAACGATTCAGACAGAACTGGCAACAGTCGGTGATATCGTGAATCGGCTGGCACTAAGTCATCCGACTATTGCGTTTCGATTGGTACATGATGGAAACAAAATGATGAGTACGACAGGCAGCGGTGATCTGAAACAGACGATCGCAGGGATTTATGGAATAAGTACGGCGAAAAAGATGCTGGAAATCAAGGCAAAGGATTTGGATTTTGAAATCAACGGCTATGTGTCACTCCCGGAAGTGACACGTGCCAGTCGCAATTACCTGTCAACGATCGTTAACGGACGTTATATCAAGAACTTCATGTTGAACAAGGCAATCATCAGTGGTTATGGCTCAAAATTGATGGTAGGTCGTTTCCCGATTGCTGTTTTAGAAGTAAAAATGGACCCTTTGCTCGTCGATGTCAATGTTCATCCAACAAAGCAGGAAGTCCGATTGAGTAAAGAAAAAGAATTGATGGCTTTGATTACCAAAGCTATTGAAGAGGCACTGAGCCAGGAACAGCTGATTCCTAATGCGGCAGCTAATCTTCAGTTCAAGAAGAAAGTGGAGAAGCAAGTATCTGTAGAACAAATGGAAATTCCATTGGCTGAAGAGAGACCGGAAAAGCGCGAAGCGGCGGATGAGGGTATCCGTAAACCGGGAAGCTTGAGCTATGATTCTGAGAGTGGTCGCTTCTTTGTTGAAGGGCAGACGCAGAAAGTAGAGCCAGAATCAGCTACTACAAGCCTTGCTGCTTCTGAACCGCCTGTTGCAGAACGCATTGAAGAGGAACCGGCTGCTGATTACGCGACGAAATCACCTGTTGCGTATGCGTCTATCGAAGTGCCTGATCCTATTCAAAAAACAGATATAGAGTACTCGGATAGGAGCGAGGGAAACCACTTACCGCAGGAGGAGATAGAGCAAGACATTGCCAAGGCTAGGGTAGAACAATCGCAAGAAACTGAGAGCACAGAAACAGAGCTGCCGTTTCCGTCTGCGGAAGAGGAAGCACGCAATCATCCGGTTTTTGATATGACTAGTAAGGAGACGGTTAGAGAGTTAAATCGGACGGTCGATCGCTTAGAGCACGAGAAGAGACCAGAGCGTTTCCCGGTGTTGGAATATTTTGGTCAGATGCACGGGACCTATTTGTTTGCTCAAAGCAAAGAAGGGCTGTACATCATCGATCAGCATGCGGCACAAGAACGTATCAAATATGAATATTTCCGTGAGAAAATCGGTGAGGTGTCGAATGATTTACAGGAACTGCTTGTACCGATCGTATTAGATTATCCAAACAGTGACGTAATAAAAATCAATGAACAAAAAGAAAAATTGGAAAGTGTTGGTATCTATTTGGAAGGCTTCGGACAGAATAGCTTTATTGTTAGAGCCCATCCTACATGGTATCCAGGTGGCGAAGAGGAAGAGATCATTCGAGGCATGATCGATATGTTATTGGTGACCGGTCAAGTCAGTGTAAAGAAATTTCGGGAAGCTACAGCCATCATGATGAGTTGTAAGCGATCGATAAAAGCTAATCATTATTTGAATGAGCAGCAGGCAAGAATCTTACTAAATGATTTGGCAGAGTGCGCCAATCCATTCAATTGTCCTCATGGTCGTCCAGTATTGATTCACTTTACCAATTCTGATATGGAAAAAATGTTCAAACGGATTCAAGATCCGCATTGA
- a CDS encoding YlbF family regulator: MDHSIEDKKIEAELEKLLQLLEQNETIKRYKEIEQRVNNNEKLTQLVEAIKAAQKDAVQFAHYGKPEAEKEAIKHADELTAQFDEHPLVVAYREQLAEANDLLQHITTMIQRGINDQLEKEGL; this comes from the coding sequence ATGGATCATTCCATTGAAGATAAAAAGATTGAAGCTGAGCTGGAGAAGCTACTTCAACTACTCGAACAAAATGAAACAATCAAGCGCTATAAAGAGATTGAGCAACGAGTAAATAACAACGAAAAGCTGACACAGCTTGTGGAAGCAATTAAAGCGGCCCAGAAAGATGCTGTTCAGTTTGCTCATTATGGGAAACCCGAGGCTGAGAAGGAAGCGATTAAGCATGCGGACGAGCTGACTGCGCAATTTGATGAGCATCCCTTAGTTGTAGCTTACCGGGAGCAATTAGCAGAAGCCAATGATCTTCTGCAGCACATCACTACGATGATCCAACGTGGGATCAATGATCAATTAGAGAAAGAAGGGTTATGA
- a CDS encoding TIGR00282 family metallophosphoesterase, with amino-acid sequence MRILFIGDVVGSLGRETITEYLPKLKKKYQPQVTIANGENAAAGRGITGKIYKKFLQDGVDVVTLGNHTWDNREIFEFIDDAKKMVRPANFPEGTPGQGIVYVKVNQLELAVINLQARAFMVDLDDPFRKAEQLVEEARKRTPLIFVDFHGETTSEKQAMGWFLDGKVSAVIGTHTHVQTNDRRILPQGTAYLSDVGMTGPYDGILGMKREAIIEKFWTALPQRFEVVEKGRSILSACFIELDDQTGHAKDIQLIQINEDRPFQE; translated from the coding sequence TTGCGTATATTATTTATTGGAGATGTTGTGGGTTCGCTTGGAAGAGAAACGATCACAGAATATTTGCCAAAGTTAAAAAAGAAGTACCAGCCGCAGGTGACGATTGCTAATGGTGAGAATGCAGCAGCTGGCAGAGGAATCACGGGGAAAATATATAAAAAATTTCTACAGGACGGTGTCGATGTTGTTACCTTGGGCAATCACACTTGGGACAATCGAGAGATTTTCGAATTTATCGATGATGCGAAAAAGATGGTCAGACCGGCCAATTTTCCTGAGGGAACACCTGGACAAGGAATTGTTTATGTTAAGGTAAATCAGCTTGAACTGGCGGTCATCAACTTGCAGGCACGTGCATTCATGGTAGATTTGGATGATCCGTTTAGAAAAGCAGAACAGCTAGTTGAGGAAGCAAGAAAGCGGACACCGTTGATCTTTGTGGATTTTCATGGCGAGACGACAAGTGAGAAGCAAGCGATGGGCTGGTTTTTGGATGGAAAGGTCAGTGCTGTAATTGGTACACATACGCATGTTCAAACAAACGACCGGAGAATCCTGCCGCAAGGAACAGCGTATCTGTCTGATGTTGGTATGACAGGTCCCTACGATGGGATTTTAGGAATGAAAAGAGAAGCGATCATTGAAAAATTCTGGACAGCTTTGCCGCAACGATTTGAGGTTGTTGAGAAGGGTCGTAGCATTTTATCTGCCTGCTTTATTGAGTTGGACGACCAAACCGGTCATGCAAAAGACATTCAATTGATTCAAATCAATGAGGATCGCCCTTTTCAGGAGTAA
- the mutS gene encoding DNA mismatch repair protein MutS — MPQKTKHTPMMEQYLTIKGQYPDAFLFYRLGDFYEMFNEDAEKAAQLLELTLTSRNKNADEPIPMCGVPHHAAQGYIDTLVEMGYKVAICEQVEDPKTTKGMVKREVVQLVTPGTVMESKGLEAKDNNYLTAIVESDGRYGLAYADLSTGELKSTTLTEEEHVVNEAAALQTREIVLGSSIPESLVTILEQRLTVVFSEQFEAQENAEFSFLTSTLSQEIEIDVTQKLLTYLAVTQKRSLGHIQQAVEYQPNHYLKMDYYSKFNLELTRSIRSGKKQGTLLWLLDETKTAMGGRLLKQWLDRPLIQEKQIVKRQEMVQSLLNAYFERVDLQAGFAKVYDLERLAGRVAFGSINGRDLIQLKTSLEQVPMIRELIIGINQGEWNDLLVELNPIEDIVELIDEAIMEEAPLQITEGNVIKDGYNDTLDEYRDAMRNGKKWLAELEARERQETGIKTLKVGFNRVFGYYIEVTKANLPNLEEGKYDRKQMLANAERFITPELKELEKLILEAEEKSVDLEYQLFLEVREQVKGSIDRLQRLAKSLSTVDVLQAFATVSERYQYIRPTLKAGNGDLHIIEGRHPVVEKVLGHQEYIPNSIRMNKEDLILLITGPNMSGKSTYMRQLALTVVMAQVGCFVPAESAELPIFDQIFTRIGASDDLIAGQSTFMVEMMEANQALRHATPNSLVLFDELGRGTATYDGMALAQAIIEYIQKNVKAKTLFSTHYHELTVLDETLKGLKNIHVGAVEKNGEVVFLHKIMEGPADKSYGIHVAKIAGLPTVLLERAATILSALESQEIGHAPVSNDASIINEENEQLSLFKEVSTDELSVIDTLKKMNLLEMTPMDALNVLYDLQKRI; from the coding sequence TTGCCTCAAAAAACAAAGCACACACCAATGATGGAACAATACCTGACGATAAAGGGGCAATATCCAGATGCCTTTCTTTTTTATCGTTTGGGTGACTTCTACGAGATGTTTAATGAAGACGCAGAGAAAGCGGCACAATTATTGGAATTGACATTGACGAGTAGAAATAAAAACGCGGACGAGCCGATTCCGATGTGTGGAGTTCCTCATCATGCGGCACAAGGCTATATCGATACGTTAGTCGAGATGGGGTATAAAGTAGCGATTTGTGAACAGGTGGAAGACCCTAAGACAACAAAAGGAATGGTCAAGCGAGAGGTTGTTCAGCTCGTCACTCCGGGAACGGTAATGGAGAGTAAAGGGCTGGAAGCGAAGGATAATAACTATTTGACTGCGATTGTGGAAAGCGACGGGCGTTATGGTCTGGCATATGCCGATTTATCCACTGGGGAATTGAAGAGCACGACTTTGACGGAAGAAGAGCATGTCGTAAATGAAGCCGCGGCGTTACAGACTAGGGAAATCGTTTTGGGAAGCTCAATTCCGGAGTCGTTAGTGACTATTTTAGAGCAGCGTTTGACGGTTGTTTTTTCAGAGCAGTTCGAGGCGCAGGAAAATGCGGAATTTAGTTTTTTGACTAGTACCTTGTCACAGGAAATCGAGATCGATGTGACACAAAAGCTGTTGACATATTTGGCGGTGACGCAAAAACGAAGCTTGGGTCATATTCAGCAAGCAGTGGAGTACCAACCAAATCATTATTTGAAGATGGACTACTATTCTAAGTTTAATTTGGAGCTGACTCGCTCGATCCGTTCTGGAAAAAAACAAGGGACCTTGTTGTGGCTCTTGGATGAAACGAAAACCGCGATGGGTGGACGTCTGTTGAAGCAATGGCTGGATCGTCCGCTAATACAGGAGAAGCAGATCGTTAAACGTCAGGAAATGGTGCAGTCCTTATTGAATGCGTACTTTGAACGTGTAGATTTACAGGCAGGATTTGCCAAAGTTTATGACTTAGAACGTTTGGCTGGGCGCGTGGCCTTTGGCAGTATCAATGGCCGAGATTTGATTCAGCTGAAAACCTCTCTGGAACAAGTACCGATGATTCGTGAGCTGATTATTGGCATCAATCAAGGAGAATGGAATGATTTATTAGTAGAGCTGAATCCGATCGAAGATATTGTTGAACTGATCGATGAAGCTATCATGGAGGAAGCGCCGCTTCAAATTACTGAAGGAAATGTCATCAAGGATGGCTATAATGATACATTGGATGAGTACCGTGATGCTATGCGTAATGGGAAAAAATGGCTGGCTGAGCTGGAAGCACGTGAGCGTCAGGAAACAGGGATCAAAACGTTAAAGGTCGGCTTCAATCGTGTGTTTGGATATTATATTGAAGTAACGAAAGCGAACTTACCAAACCTTGAAGAAGGGAAGTATGATCGCAAGCAGATGCTGGCGAATGCGGAACGTTTCATCACTCCTGAGCTGAAGGAGTTGGAAAAGCTGATTCTTGAAGCAGAGGAAAAATCTGTGGACTTGGAGTATCAGCTATTTCTTGAAGTGCGGGAGCAGGTCAAAGGCAGTATCGATCGTTTGCAGCGTTTGGCAAAATCGCTAAGTACAGTCGATGTCTTGCAAGCTTTTGCGACCGTGAGTGAGCGGTATCAATATATCCGTCCGACCTTGAAGGCGGGCAATGGCGATCTGCATATTATTGAAGGACGTCATCCTGTTGTAGAAAAAGTGTTGGGCCATCAAGAGTATATTCCAAACAGTATCCGTATGAACAAAGAAGACTTGATATTATTGATTACTGGGCCGAATATGTCCGGTAAAAGTACGTATATGCGTCAGTTGGCATTGACCGTTGTCATGGCACAGGTAGGCTGCTTTGTACCTGCCGAGTCAGCAGAGCTGCCGATTTTTGACCAAATCTTTACCCGTATCGGGGCTTCAGATGACCTAATCGCCGGTCAAAGTACCTTTATGGTGGAAATGATGGAAGCCAATCAGGCACTTCGTCACGCTACACCGAACAGCTTGGTGTTATTTGATGAGCTGGGACGTGGAACAGCAACCTATGATGGTATGGCGTTGGCACAGGCGATTATTGAATACATTCAGAAAAATGTGAAGGCTAAAACCTTATTCTCTACGCATTATCACGAGTTGACAGTTCTGGATGAAACCTTGAAAGGGTTGAAAAATATTCATGTAGGAGCCGTGGAGAAGAATGGAGAAGTCGTCTTTCTTCATAAGATCATGGAAGGACCTGCAGATAAAAGTTACGGCATTCACGTAGCCAAAATCGCCGGTCTGCCGACAGTGCTTCTGGAACGGGCAGCAACGATCCTTTCCGCGTTGGAATCACAGGAAATCGGGCATGCGCCAGTTAGTAATGACGCATCGATCATTAATGAAGAAAATGAACAACTGTCACTATTTAAAGAAGTGTCGACCGACGAGCTAAGCGTGATTGACACATTGAAGAAGATGAACCTGTTAGAGATGACACCAATGGATGCGCTAAATGTTTTATATGATCTGCAAAAACGAATTTAG
- a CDS encoding TVP38/TMEM64 family protein: MTRLQKFIRLLPFLGLLVLFGLVLYGLHLGIFKSPMLLKNFIHQFGQWAIIVFILLQIVQVIIPILPGGISSVAGMLMFGNIYGLLYSYIGLVIGEILAFMLVRHYGKGFVKALLSPKKYGEFTDLVRSNDDKKIQKLLVWTLIIPFAPDDIVCLVAGMTDLPFKKFLRIILLLKPWSIGVYSYFMVYLFEHHLF, translated from the coding sequence TTGACACGCCTACAAAAATTCATTCGTCTGTTGCCCTTTTTAGGTCTACTTGTTCTTTTCGGCCTTGTTCTCTATGGTCTGCATTTAGGTATTTTCAAATCACCCATGCTCTTGAAAAATTTTATCCACCAGTTTGGTCAATGGGCCATCATTGTCTTTATTCTTCTTCAAATCGTTCAGGTGATCATTCCCATATTACCTGGTGGTATTTCTTCAGTTGCGGGGATGTTGATGTTTGGTAATATCTATGGATTGCTCTATAGCTACATTGGTTTAGTGATTGGGGAGATTCTTGCTTTTATGCTGGTTCGACATTATGGCAAAGGATTTGTTAAAGCCCTTTTGTCGCCTAAAAAATATGGAGAATTTACAGATTTAGTTCGTTCCAACGACGATAAAAAAATCCAAAAACTGTTAGTTTGGACACTGATCATTCCTTTTGCTCCAGATGACATCGTCTGTCTTGTTGCAGGAATGACGGATCTTCCATTCAAGAAATTTTTGAGAATCATCCTACTTTTGAAGCCTTGGTCTATCGGTGTGTACAGCTACTTCATGGTCTACCTTTTTGAACACCACCTGTTTTAG